Proteins co-encoded in one Malus domestica chromosome 09, GDT2T_hap1 genomic window:
- the LOC103415013 gene encoding beta-glucuronosyltransferase GlcAT14C-like has protein sequence MVLKLPPMRTPNTSSWCFGYRLWILALSVTLVLLGAISRSSHNVFSGYGNKNQLSMRVPLKGNGNPPVFAYWICGTKGESEKILRLLKAIYHPRNHYLLQLDSGSSDYDRGQLALSVQSERVFRSFGNVYVVGKSYTLNQMGSSALAATLNAAALLLKLSADWDWFITLSASDYPLMNQDDLLHAFTLLPRNTNFIHFTNKTGWKEHMDRIVDDPSLYLQHVAPLLYIVENRTMPDAFKIFGGSPWTILTRDFLNYCVKGWDNFPRKLLMYLSNVPYPLESYFHTIICSLPEFRNSLVNNDLRYIIWDTNALGEAQVLNISHYDQMLASGAAFARPFRADDDLVLNKIDESVLNRTSGGLVPGEWCPGIGRSKSLENSAAGQEELCPSWGNINHVTPGPRGVSLREFLPKLAVEGRFTISHCQEQ, from the exons ATGGTTCTAAAGCTTCCCCCAATGAGAACACCAAACACTTCTTCGTGGTGTTTTGGTTATCGTCTATGGATCCTAGCACTTTCTGTTACTTTAGTCTTGTTGGGAGCAATTTCAAGATCATCTCACAATGTGTTTTCTGGATATGGCAACAAAAACCAACTCTCAATGAGAGTGCCACTAAAAGGGAATGGCAACCCCCCAGTCTTTGCTTATTGGATATGTGGAACTAAAGGAGAAAGTGAGAAGATTTTGAGGCTTTTGAAGGCAATATATCATCCAAGAAATCATTATTTGCTGCAGCTTGATTCGGGTTCATCGGATTATGATAGAGGGCAGCTAGCTCTCTCTGTTCAATCCGAAAGAGTTTTTCGATCTTTCGGAAATGTTTATGTTGTTGGGAAAAGTTATACTCTCAACCAGATGGGGTCTTCTGCTCTCGCTGCCACACTTAATGCTGCAGCATTGCTTCTAAAGCTCAGTGCAGATTGGGACTGGTTCATCACTTTAAGTGCTTCTGACTATCCACTCATGAATCAGGATG ATCTGCTCCATGCTTTCACTTTATTGCCAAGGAATACCAATTTTATACATTTTACAAACAAGACTGGCTGGAAAGA GCATATGGATCGAATCGTTGACGATCCTAGCTTATACCTTCAACATGTTGCTCCTCTTTTGTATATTGTAGAGAACAGAaccatgccagatgctttcaaaATCTTTGGAG GTTCACCCTGGACGATTTTAACCCGAGATTTCCTGAACTACTGTGTCAAAGGATGGGATAACTTTCCCAGGAAGTTACTGATGTACCTCAGCAATGTGCCCTACCCTCTTGAATCCTACTTCCACACAATCATCTGCAGCTTACCTGAGTTCCGAAACTCTTTAGTGAACAATGACCTAAGGTACATTATTTGGGACACAAACGCGCTCGGAGAAGCGCAAGTCCTAAACATATCACACTACGATCAAATGCTGGCAAGTGGAGCAGCCTTTGCAAGACCGTTTCGAGCAGATGATGATCTGGTGCTAAACAAGATCGATGAGAGTGTCTTGAATCGGACCTCAGGAGGGTTGGTTCCGGGCGAATGGTGCCCCGGGATAGGGAGAAGTAAGAGCCTGGAGAACTCAGCAGCTGGTCAGGAAGAGTTGTGTCCAAGTTGGGGCAACATTAACCATGTCACGCCGGGTCCTCGCGGCGTTAGTCTCCGAGAATTTTTGCCTAAGCTTGCTGTAGAAGGAAGATTTACAATCAGTCACTGCCAGGAACAGTGA
- the LOC103415012 gene encoding uncharacterized protein has translation MEALTSSAFVPEAHPVLNNPTSIKTPNNRSGFLKVGQSCRFSGIRVRALSGEASGSGESEELRNLNNGFGLLSEDTHSLSQGDLNHFEGSEKNVDEALMVDMSLTSSSASGAGGGTRAGLFRTPISGGVQSATSVHGLPRPALAVRNLMEQARFAHLCTVMSRMHHRRQGYPFGSLVDFAPDSSGHPIFSFSPLAIHTRNLLADPRCTLVVQIPGWSGLSNARVTIFGDVYPLPEHQQEWAHKQYIAKHQQGPSQQWGNFYYFRMQNISDIYFIGGFGTVAWVDVKEYEALQPDRIAVNGGEQNLKELNAMFSKPLKELLSAESEVDDAALISIDSKGTDIRVRQGAQFNIQRISFDEGHSVETLEEAKVALRKLINKGRVFKL, from the exons ATGGAAGCCCTCACAAGCTCTGCCTTCGTCCCGGAGGCGCACCCAGTTCTAAACAACCCCACTTCAATCAAAACGCCGAATAATCGAAGTGGATTTCTGAAAGTCGGTCAAAGTTGTCGTTTTTCGGGGATTCGGGTTCGAGCTCTCTCCGGGGAGGCCTCTGGCTCCGGCGAAAGTGAAGAGCTGAGGAATCTGAATAATGGGTTCGGCTTGCTTTCTGAagacacacactctctctctcag GGTGATTTAAATCACTTTGAAGGTAGCGAGAAGAATGTGGATGAAGCATTAATGGTAGATATGTCTCTTACATCCTCTTCTGCAAGTGGAGCAGGAGGTGGAACAAGAGCTGGACTCTTTAGAACTCCAATTTCTGGCGGGGTGCAGAGTGCAACTTCAGTTCATGGTTTACCCCGTCCCGCCTTAGCTGTACGCAATCTTATGGAGCAg GCCAGATTTGCTCATTTGTGCACCGTAATGTCTCGCATGCACCACCGGCGACAAGGATATCCATTCGGTTCTCTAGTTGATTTTGCACCTGATTCATCAGGGC ATCCTATATTTTCGTTTTCGCCGTTGGCCATCCACACAAGGAATTTGTTAGCTGATCCAAGATGCACACTTGTTGTGCAG ATTCCTGGATGGAGCGGCTTGTCAAATGCAAGGGTAACCATTTTTGGTGATGTCTACCCACTTCCAGAGCATCAACAG GAATGGGCTCATAAGCAATACATAGCAAAGCATCAACAGGGGCCTTCTCAACAATGGGGAAACTTCTACTACTTCAGGATGCAGAACATaag TGACATATATTTCATTGGTGGCTTTGGCACTGTTGCTTGGGTTGACGTCAAAGAATACGAGGCCCTGCAGCCTGATAGGATTGCAGTTAATGGAGGGGAACAGAACCTGAAG GAACTGAATGCAATGTTTTCAAAGCCCCTAAAAGAGCTTTTATCTGCCGAGtctgaggtggatgatgctgcTCTCATATCCATAGACAGCAAAGGAACTGATATTCGGGTCCGCCAAGGTGCACAG TTCAACATACAGAGGATATCATTTGACGAAGGCCATTCTGTCGAGACACTTGAGGAAGCGAAGGTTGCTCTCCGAAAGCTGATAAACAAAGGCCGAGTATTTAAGTTATAG